The Mycolicibacterium flavescens genome has a segment encoding these proteins:
- the bioI_1 gene encoding cytochrome P450, with the protein MTEVPGLTQVLYEDLPMARDRGEGWAKLRGLGPVLYGEGWYYFTRRDDVLAALRDPETFSSRTDYDDMISPVPLVPLGFDPPEHTRYRRLLHPYLSPQTLSALLPSLQAQVIDIIDEIAGRTECEVMADLAVPYPSQVFLTLFGLPLEDRERLIAWKDAIIAVSLATDPTSVDLTPAAELFGYLTEAVQTQRESPRNGILSDVLHGEDALSDAEATGMSLVFVLAGLDTVTASIGAAMLELARRPELSRHLRDNPDDVGAFVEEVIRLEPAAPVLGRVTTRPVTVAGVTLPAGAQVRLCVGAINRDGSDPLSGDDLVMDGKLHKHWGFGGGPHRCLGAHLARMELRLVVTEWLTRITQFDLRPGYVPEIAWPSATCALRELPLMIGKTP; encoded by the coding sequence ATGACCGAGGTACCGGGCTTGACGCAGGTCCTCTACGAGGATCTGCCGATGGCGCGCGACCGCGGCGAGGGTTGGGCCAAGCTGCGGGGCCTCGGGCCGGTGCTCTACGGCGAGGGCTGGTATTACTTCACGCGGCGCGACGATGTGCTCGCGGCACTGCGCGATCCGGAGACGTTCTCGTCGAGGACCGACTACGACGACATGATCAGCCCGGTGCCCCTGGTACCCCTCGGGTTCGATCCCCCCGAGCACACCCGTTACCGCCGGCTCCTGCATCCGTATCTCAGCCCGCAGACACTGAGCGCGCTGCTGCCGTCGCTGCAGGCGCAGGTGATCGACATCATCGACGAGATCGCCGGGCGCACCGAGTGTGAAGTGATGGCCGATCTCGCAGTCCCGTACCCGTCGCAGGTGTTCCTCACGTTGTTCGGCCTTCCGCTCGAGGACCGCGAACGCCTGATCGCCTGGAAGGATGCGATCATCGCGGTCAGCCTGGCCACGGATCCGACCAGTGTGGATCTGACCCCGGCGGCCGAGCTCTTCGGCTATCTCACCGAAGCCGTTCAGACACAGCGGGAGTCGCCACGCAACGGCATACTGTCCGACGTTCTACACGGCGAGGATGCGCTGTCGGATGCCGAAGCGACGGGGATGTCGCTGGTGTTCGTCCTCGCGGGCCTCGACACCGTCACCGCCTCGATCGGTGCCGCGATGCTGGAGCTGGCCCGGCGCCCGGAGCTGAGTCGGCACCTTCGGGACAACCCCGACGACGTCGGCGCCTTCGTCGAAGAGGTGATCCGGTTGGAACCCGCCGCGCCGGTGCTCGGGCGTGTGACCACCCGGCCGGTGACGGTCGCGGGGGTCACGTTGCCCGCAGGGGCGCAGGTGCGGCTCTGTGTCGGCGCCATCAACCGCGACGGTAGCGATCCGCTTTCCGGCGACGATCTGGTGATGGACGGCAAACTGCACAAGCACTGGGGTTTCGGCGGCGGCCCGCACCGGTGCCTGGGCGCTCACCTGGCCCGGATGGAGCTGCGACTCGTCGTGACCGAGTGGCTGACGCGCATAACGCAGTTCGACCTCCGCCCGGGCTATGTTCCCGAGATCGCCTGGCCCTCGGCGACGTGCGCGCTTCGCGAACTGCCGCTCATGATCGGGAAGACGCCGTGA
- a CDS encoding dihydrodipicolinate reductase, with protein sequence MRRVVQFSTGNVGQHSLKAIIGRPDLELVGVHAANPEKVGRDAAELCGLPEPTGVIATDDIDALIALKPDCVVYTALGETRPMEAIEQMSRFLAAGINVVGTSMVWLVTPHQIDDWLRTPLEQACTEGNSSLYVNGIDPGYSGDTAVLSALSLVTRAESVTVQEVFDYGNYDDYEYTGTAMGFGSKPGDEPAMAFLPGVVTTMFGGLVRNIADHLRVELDDVTERFEPWYTDQRIECKMMTVEPGGLAGVRFAAEGFRNGAPLITVEHTTRLTPAAAPDWEYPPEGHSGVHKVIIEGEPRVEVNTLLSHPVLDVTEAGCVSTAARVVNVIDWVCRAPAGLISMEEIPPAEMVRGLIW encoded by the coding sequence ATGCGAAGAGTGGTCCAGTTTTCAACCGGTAATGTTGGACAGCATTCGCTGAAAGCCATCATCGGGCGACCCGACCTGGAACTAGTCGGGGTGCACGCCGCCAATCCCGAGAAGGTGGGGCGCGACGCCGCCGAACTGTGCGGCCTGCCCGAACCGACCGGGGTCATCGCCACCGACGACATCGACGCGCTGATCGCCCTGAAGCCGGATTGCGTGGTTTACACCGCGCTGGGCGAGACCCGGCCGATGGAAGCGATCGAGCAGATGTCGCGCTTCCTGGCCGCCGGAATCAACGTCGTCGGCACGTCGATGGTGTGGCTGGTGACACCGCACCAGATCGACGACTGGCTGCGCACGCCGTTGGAACAGGCTTGCACTGAAGGTAATTCCTCGCTGTACGTCAACGGAATCGACCCGGGGTACTCGGGTGACACCGCGGTCCTGTCAGCATTGAGCCTGGTCACCCGTGCGGAGTCGGTCACCGTCCAGGAAGTCTTCGACTACGGGAACTACGACGATTACGAGTACACCGGCACCGCAATGGGATTCGGCAGCAAACCGGGCGACGAGCCGGCGATGGCCTTCCTGCCGGGCGTCGTCACCACGATGTTCGGCGGACTGGTGCGCAACATCGCCGATCATCTCCGCGTCGAACTCGATGACGTCACCGAGCGTTTCGAGCCCTGGTACACCGATCAGCGCATCGAGTGCAAGATGATGACCGTCGAACCCGGTGGGCTGGCAGGTGTGCGCTTCGCCGCCGAAGGTTTCCGCAACGGTGCGCCCCTCATCACCGTGGAACACACCACGCGACTCACCCCCGCGGCCGCACCCGACTGGGAGTACCCGCCTGAAGGACACAGCGGCGTGCACAAGGTGATCATCGAGGGTGAGCCGCGCGTGGAGGTCAACACGCTGCTGTCGCACCCGGTGCTCGACGTCACCGAAGCGGGTTGCGTTTCCACCGCTGCTCGCGTCGTCAACGTCATCGACTGGGTGTGCCGGGCCCCCGCGGGTCTGATCTCGATGGAGGAGATCCCGCCGGCCGAGATGGTCCGCGGCCTGATCTGGTGA
- a CDS encoding dihydrodipicolinate reductase, with amino-acid sequence MTYRIVQWTTGNVGKRSVRAVAINPQLELVGCYAWSKDKVGRDVGELCGIDALGVSATDDIDVLLALEPDCVVYNPMFADVDEMVRILRAGVNIVSTSEFITGHFFGDDRDRIVEACRDGGSTIFGSGINPGFIQLFAVVSAGLSERVDKVSVVEAIDTTIYNSPDTEKPMGFGYPIGHPDLKSITEKGSAIFRDGVLLVADALGVQLDEVRCDVAYAQTTADLQLPGDWLIAKGCVAGVDVGWKGIVGGKEVIEIRGRWRKGQTLEPDWELDMGYTVEVQGTPTIKTTLSFLPPEGFVGETIDDYIMLGLSIVAMPAITAIPAVVAAPPGIATYTDLPLLLPRGVLNV; translated from the coding sequence ATGACGTATCGGATCGTCCAATGGACGACGGGAAACGTTGGCAAGCGATCCGTCCGCGCCGTCGCGATCAATCCGCAGCTGGAGCTGGTCGGCTGCTATGCGTGGTCGAAGGACAAAGTCGGTCGCGATGTGGGGGAGCTGTGCGGCATCGACGCGCTCGGCGTGTCCGCGACCGATGACATTGACGTCCTGCTGGCGCTGGAGCCGGATTGCGTTGTCTACAACCCGATGTTCGCCGATGTGGACGAGATGGTCCGGATTCTGCGCGCGGGCGTCAACATCGTCTCCACGTCCGAGTTCATCACCGGACACTTCTTCGGCGACGACCGCGACCGCATCGTCGAAGCCTGTCGGGACGGCGGCTCGACCATCTTCGGCAGCGGAATCAACCCCGGGTTCATCCAACTCTTCGCCGTCGTTTCGGCCGGGCTGTCCGAACGCGTGGACAAGGTTTCGGTCGTGGAGGCCATCGACACCACCATCTACAACTCGCCCGACACCGAGAAGCCGATGGGCTTCGGGTATCCGATCGGCCATCCGGACCTCAAGTCGATCACCGAGAAGGGTTCGGCCATCTTCCGCGACGGTGTCCTGCTCGTCGCTGACGCACTCGGCGTCCAACTCGACGAGGTCCGCTGCGACGTCGCATACGCCCAGACCACCGCTGACCTCCAACTGCCCGGCGACTGGTTGATCGCCAAAGGCTGTGTCGCCGGAGTCGATGTCGGCTGGAAAGGAATCGTCGGCGGCAAGGAGGTCATCGAAATCCGCGGCCGGTGGCGCAAAGGCCAGACACTCGAACCGGATTGGGAACTCGACATGGGCTACACCGTGGAGGTTCAAGGCACACCCACGATCAAGACCACCCTGAGTTTCCTTCCTCCGGAAGGCTTCGTCGGTGAGACCATCGACGACTACATCATGCTGGGCCTGTCGATCGTCGCGATGCCCGCGATCACCGCGATCCCGGCCGTCGTGGCCGCGCCACCGGGCATCGCGACCTACACCGATCTGCCGCTGCTGCTCCCGAGAGGAGTCCTCAATGTCTGA
- a CDS encoding C-8 sterol isomerase, translating into MRYRIDPDVLHGVAQQVVGLPVDSGELTTRAVELLADAYPDLIDATPGRWVASKAGGILGKVRFVYFSPREYIVIFGSPTGTQGFSGRYKRVQIHKFLMAGRIDSYDLESDDNTAMVLLPGERTCLEKGQARGLTIHPGSWHIEYGRGAVATTLPFAMVDTLLVSLELDSVRRSTVEFSRLIRRRPRPRAR; encoded by the coding sequence ATGCGGTACAGGATCGATCCCGACGTGCTGCACGGCGTCGCCCAGCAGGTCGTCGGATTGCCCGTGGACAGCGGCGAACTCACCACGCGCGCCGTCGAACTGCTCGCCGACGCGTACCCCGACCTGATCGATGCGACACCGGGACGATGGGTGGCGAGCAAAGCGGGCGGCATCCTCGGCAAGGTGCGGTTCGTGTACTTCAGCCCGCGTGAGTACATCGTGATCTTCGGTTCACCGACGGGCACGCAGGGTTTCTCCGGTCGCTACAAGCGGGTGCAGATCCACAAGTTCCTGATGGCGGGCCGGATCGACTCCTACGACCTCGAATCCGACGACAACACCGCAATGGTGTTGCTTCCGGGTGAGCGGACATGCTTGGAGAAGGGGCAGGCGCGGGGCCTGACCATCCATCCCGGGTCGTGGCACATCGAATACGGGCGCGGTGCAGTGGCGACGACTCTGCCGTTCGCGATGGTCGACACGTTGCTGGTGTCACTCGAATTGGACTCGGTCCGCCGTTCGACGGTCGAGTTCTCGCGGTTGATCCGTCGCCGGCCGCGTCCACGCGCCCGGTAG
- the bioI_2 gene encoding cytochrome P450 — MTVEAGRPSVFDAGLPTLSYDITATPQEIYPQFQAAQKQAPVALGPIGPEVLSYELARTVLRDPRFGIPRGIHLSAHGITSGELWDRVTRSILNMDGDEHRRLRGLVSKAFTPRATARMDPTIHTVVNELIDRVADLGRCEFVDDIARPYPIPVICALLGAPRQDWQRFSRWAEDIFKIVSFDCDLVEEEPTILRAWDEFDGYIDQMIADRRDDLTDDLLSELIRTEDGGDRLDAGELRMLAFSVLIAGTDTTRSQLAASMQVLCEHPEQWELLRDQPGLALRAVEETMRHSPSMCSTVRSALDDVTVGGVTFPAGTFIIVNTYAANRDPTVYDDPARFDVTRSDPPPILTFGGGAHYCLGANLARRELCEALVIIARRMPNPRVAGPAPWKPLLGMSGPTSLPIEFG, encoded by the coding sequence GTGACCGTCGAGGCCGGGCGGCCCAGCGTCTTCGACGCCGGGTTGCCGACGCTGTCCTACGACATCACCGCGACGCCTCAGGAGATCTACCCGCAGTTCCAGGCAGCGCAGAAGCAAGCGCCGGTCGCGCTCGGCCCGATCGGACCGGAGGTGCTGTCCTACGAACTGGCCAGGACCGTTTTGCGCGACCCGCGTTTCGGGATTCCGCGGGGTATTCACCTGTCGGCGCACGGCATCACCTCAGGGGAGCTGTGGGACAGGGTGACTCGCAGCATCCTGAACATGGACGGCGATGAGCACCGCCGGTTGCGTGGTCTGGTTTCTAAGGCCTTCACACCACGGGCGACCGCTCGCATGGACCCGACGATCCACACCGTCGTCAACGAGCTCATCGACCGCGTCGCGGACCTCGGCCGGTGCGAGTTCGTCGACGACATCGCGAGGCCCTACCCGATCCCGGTCATCTGCGCCCTGCTGGGTGCGCCCAGGCAGGACTGGCAACGGTTTTCGCGCTGGGCCGAGGACATCTTCAAAATCGTCAGCTTCGACTGCGATCTCGTCGAAGAGGAACCGACGATCCTGCGGGCCTGGGACGAGTTCGACGGCTACATCGACCAGATGATCGCCGATCGGCGCGACGACCTCACCGATGATCTGCTTTCCGAGCTCATCCGCACCGAGGACGGCGGCGACCGGCTCGACGCCGGCGAGCTGCGCATGCTGGCCTTCAGCGTGTTGATCGCCGGAACCGACACCACCCGAAGCCAGCTCGCGGCGTCCATGCAGGTGTTGTGCGAGCACCCCGAGCAGTGGGAGCTGTTGCGGGACCAGCCCGGCCTCGCGTTGCGCGCCGTTGAGGAGACCATGCGCCACTCCCCGTCGATGTGCAGCACCGTCCGAAGTGCGCTCGACGACGTCACGGTCGGCGGAGTCACGTTTCCCGCCGGAACGTTCATCATCGTCAACACCTACGCCGCCAACCGCGATCCGACCGTCTACGACGACCCGGCCCGCTTCGACGTCACCCGTAGCGATCCGCCGCCCATCCTCACCTTCGGTGGCGGCGCGCACTACTGCCTGGGGGCCAATCTCGCCCGGCGCGAGCTCTGCGAGGCCCTGGTCATCATCGCGCGGCGAATGCCGAATCCGCGCGTTGCCGGACCGGCACCGTGGAAGCCGCTGCTGGGTATGAGCGGACCGACGAGCCTGCCGATAGAGTTCGGTTGA
- a CDS encoding transcriptional regulator, with the protein MGAAIAEFKRAGMADADVGAIVAAAGVAHGTFFFHFPTKQHVLLELERREEERIAKQLGRYADSKRTLPAILKEAVRLVLGLERRLGAELFKDFIALHFSQSRPADESQEHPVIVRVACEIERAQKAGRVAPDVNPMNSAVFFLLGLYALLTTTTQWPTQSAMLDDYIARTLRGIEVR; encoded by the coding sequence ATGGGCGCGGCCATCGCCGAGTTCAAGCGGGCGGGAATGGCCGATGCCGACGTGGGGGCGATCGTCGCTGCTGCCGGAGTTGCCCACGGCACCTTCTTCTTCCACTTTCCGACCAAACAACATGTGCTGCTCGAGTTGGAGCGCCGCGAGGAAGAACGCATCGCCAAACAACTCGGCCGGTACGCGGATTCCAAACGCACCCTGCCCGCGATTCTCAAAGAGGCCGTCCGGTTGGTACTCGGGCTGGAACGCCGTCTCGGCGCTGAGTTGTTCAAAGACTTCATCGCACTGCACTTCTCGCAGAGCCGACCGGCCGACGAGAGCCAGGAACACCCTGTCATCGTCAGGGTGGCCTGCGAGATCGAACGCGCCCAGAAGGCCGGCCGAGTGGCCCCCGACGTCAATCCGATGAACAGTGCGGTGTTCTTCCTGCTGGGCCTGTACGCACTGCTGACCACCACGACCCAGTGGCCGACCCAGAGCGCGATGCTCGACGACTACATCGCCAGGACATTGCGCGGTATCGAGGTGCGCTGA
- a CDS encoding dihydrodipicolinate reductase, whose protein sequence is MSDRKYRVIQWMTGDVGQVGVRHFAQCPVFELVGVLVHSKDKVGKDAGEIAGIGETGVITTDDVEAVMALDADCVFYTPVIMDVDTVCRLLRSGKNVVTTSGFFHPTEHFREAGDKIRSACVDGGTSFHAGGIHPGYAGDILPLTLARVASRVDRVEVWEVVNVLTDAPMDHIDWMGFGKDRDKFLSEPTILGLGVPFFAQSMHMIADGLGVTIDDVTADVNAATATRDIPHDEGAILRGTVAAQHHTWTAMVEGAPLIVFHAIYLTGGPAELDPPWDWGRTRYRIVIEGDPPTELTMHGRVAADGTMTHPGYTWTAMGAINAIPDVCDAAPGWLTHVDLGLIQPRGLVRR, encoded by the coding sequence ATGTCTGACCGGAAGTATCGCGTGATCCAGTGGATGACCGGCGACGTCGGCCAGGTCGGAGTTCGACACTTCGCCCAGTGCCCGGTGTTCGAACTTGTCGGTGTGCTGGTGCACAGCAAGGACAAGGTTGGCAAGGACGCGGGGGAGATCGCCGGCATCGGGGAGACCGGGGTCATCACCACCGACGACGTCGAGGCGGTCATGGCTCTCGATGCGGACTGCGTCTTCTACACCCCGGTGATCATGGATGTCGACACCGTGTGCCGGCTGCTGCGGTCGGGCAAGAACGTCGTCACCACAAGCGGATTCTTCCATCCCACAGAGCATTTCCGCGAAGCTGGCGACAAGATCCGCTCCGCGTGCGTGGACGGCGGCACGTCGTTTCACGCTGGCGGCATCCACCCCGGCTACGCCGGTGACATCCTGCCACTCACGCTCGCTCGGGTCGCCTCCCGCGTCGACAGGGTCGAGGTGTGGGAGGTCGTCAACGTGCTCACCGATGCGCCGATGGACCACATCGACTGGATGGGATTCGGTAAGGACAGGGACAAGTTCCTCTCGGAGCCGACGATCCTCGGGCTCGGCGTACCGTTCTTCGCCCAGTCGATGCACATGATCGCCGACGGTCTCGGCGTGACCATCGACGACGTGACCGCTGACGTCAACGCCGCGACAGCCACCCGCGATATCCCGCACGACGAGGGCGCCATCCTGCGCGGAACCGTGGCCGCACAACACCATACGTGGACCGCGATGGTTGAGGGCGCGCCGCTGATCGTGTTCCACGCCATCTACCTGACCGGCGGACCCGCCGAACTCGATCCGCCGTGGGACTGGGGCCGGACGCGGTACCGCATCGTCATCGAGGGGGATCCGCCGACCGAGCTGACGATGCACGGGCGGGTGGCCGCGGACGGCACCATGACCCACCCCGGATACACCTGGACGGCGATGGGCGCGATCAACGCCATCCCCGATGTCTGCGACGCGGCGCCGGGTTGGCTGACCCATGTGGACCTGGGCCTGATCCAACCGCGCGGGCTGGTGCGCAGATGA
- the fabG_10 gene encoding short-chain dehydrogenase/reductase SDR has protein sequence MALEQFNLDGQVAIVTGAGKGVGQGIARVLAEAGATVVGTARTESDIVATIKSIEESGGKGLALVADAINRPDGERVVNTAMNEFGRIDILINNVGGSTFGSFLDITDEDFRHTFDWCVTSAFIMSQLAARHMIEAGHGNIVNISSGSARFGIRALTAYCVAKGGLEALTRAMAQELAPKIRVNAIALGSFATEGLQSGLDMMPGALDTMLSLTPLHRLGDVEDLGRLCVYLSTKDCYATNAIFHVDGGIDSNNLPLPIPDY, from the coding sequence ATGGCGTTGGAGCAGTTCAATCTCGATGGGCAGGTGGCGATCGTCACCGGAGCCGGCAAGGGCGTGGGCCAAGGTATCGCCAGGGTGCTGGCCGAAGCGGGTGCGACAGTGGTCGGCACCGCACGCACCGAATCCGACATCGTCGCGACGATCAAAAGCATCGAGGAAAGCGGCGGTAAAGGACTCGCCCTGGTGGCCGACGCGATCAACCGTCCAGACGGCGAACGTGTGGTGAACACGGCGATGAATGAGTTCGGGCGCATCGACATCCTCATCAACAATGTGGGTGGTTCGACGTTCGGCTCGTTTCTCGATATCACCGACGAGGACTTCCGGCACACCTTCGACTGGTGTGTCACGTCAGCGTTCATCATGAGTCAACTCGCCGCCCGTCACATGATCGAGGCCGGACATGGCAACATTGTCAACATCTCCTCGGGATCAGCACGTTTCGGCATCCGCGCGCTTACCGCGTACTGCGTCGCGAAGGGTGGGCTCGAAGCGCTCACCCGGGCGATGGCCCAGGAGTTGGCACCGAAGATCCGCGTCAATGCCATCGCACTCGGCTCATTCGCAACCGAGGGACTGCAAAGCGGCCTCGATATGATGCCAGGGGCACTGGACACGATGCTCTCGCTCACTCCGCTGCATCGGCTCGGCGACGTCGAGGATCTCGGTCGCCTCTGCGTCTACCTCTCGACCAAGGACTGCTATGCGACCAACGCCATCTTCCACGTCGACGGCGGAATAGACTCGAACAATCTGCCGCTGCCCATACCCGACTACTGA
- a CDS encoding MoxR-like ATPase yields MSDASQRIATSDYYAIANEVQLFEQAYQQRLPVMLTGPTGCGKTRLVEHMGVLLQRPVVTISCHDDLTSSDLVGRFMVTGGDVVWTDGPLTRAVKGGAICYLDEVVEARHDSLAILHSLTDHRRALYLDRAGEVVKAPDTFMLVCSYNPAYRSSLKELKPSFRQRFVTIPMKYLTPDREAEVIVAETGVGAATATRLVHCATAIRTADEAFHFEPPSTRVLITAAQLIVAGATELEAAEACILAPLSTDGAITDGLREVAVASLAADAPSTPS; encoded by the coding sequence ATGAGCGACGCCAGCCAGCGAATAGCCACCAGCGATTACTACGCGATCGCCAACGAAGTCCAGCTGTTCGAGCAGGCTTATCAACAGCGGCTGCCCGTGATGCTGACCGGCCCGACGGGCTGCGGTAAAACCCGCCTCGTCGAGCACATGGGGGTGCTGCTGCAACGGCCCGTGGTGACGATCAGCTGCCACGACGACCTGACCAGTTCCGATCTTGTCGGGCGGTTCATGGTCACCGGCGGTGACGTCGTCTGGACCGACGGGCCGCTCACCAGGGCTGTGAAGGGCGGTGCGATCTGCTACCTCGACGAGGTGGTGGAGGCCCGCCACGATTCGTTGGCCATCTTGCACTCGCTGACCGATCACCGCCGCGCGCTGTACCTGGACAGGGCAGGGGAGGTCGTCAAGGCACCGGACACCTTCATGCTGGTCTGCTCGTACAACCCCGCCTACCGCAGCTCGCTGAAGGAACTCAAACCGTCCTTTCGCCAACGCTTCGTGACGATCCCCATGAAGTACCTGACGCCGGACCGCGAAGCCGAGGTCATCGTCGCCGAGACGGGGGTGGGCGCCGCGACCGCGACACGACTCGTGCACTGCGCCACCGCGATCCGCACGGCCGATGAGGCGTTTCACTTCGAACCGCCATCGACCCGCGTGTTAATCACCGCCGCGCAATTGATCGTCGCGGGCGCAACCGAACTGGAGGCTGCCGAGGCCTGCATCCTCGCGCCGCTGTCCACCGACGGTGCCATCACCGACGGCTTGCGTGAGGTCGCCGTGGCCAGCCTGGCCGCTGACGCGCCAAGCACCCCCAGCTAG
- a CDS encoding MorD protein yields the protein MAELSDSHAMAVERSCAVTAVALSGQRRQGVRLVTGEHRAFGLNAALDFVHVPYPINPGWTRRTLTCGIALQCAPSKDKVVGFRLNELSTRELRALTVVEAGVALGWVSARWPGLLPEFRRVLGDIEILGGDVDATSMLNRAIALARTGESLGVDPLFGRLPLAYTAPQSMSDKLRRTLGRMPWTTSEKRLPRPYSIPVGGDGGIRNPNLPPPSRPQDNDLDITPEHRPGIPYPEWNAWTKSFMRDHVAVLEKAHASHTREPESVSAELRRWFEEHTHRAMKNRLEDGSDLDVEQYVNHYIDLTTGEAIEPRIFRELLPSNRDVTTALLLDGSSSLGVHGGRIFKLELACADALSRAMTLARERHGIFVFTGNTRHRVEVSCLKDFEDRRFVPPGRLGLATGGYTRLGAPLRHLTSRLLAQPSERRLLIVIGDGLISDEGYEGRYAWADAAHAVEEANDAGVSIYYVGVGPTRVDPLPEVFGPLRSQRIRRIEELPRVLAHVHRELVAA from the coding sequence ATGGCTGAACTCTCCGACTCACACGCGATGGCGGTCGAGCGCAGTTGCGCGGTCACGGCCGTGGCCCTGAGCGGGCAACGGCGCCAGGGCGTTCGCCTCGTGACCGGCGAGCACCGCGCCTTCGGCCTCAACGCTGCACTGGATTTCGTCCACGTGCCCTATCCGATCAACCCCGGCTGGACTCGCAGGACCCTCACCTGCGGGATCGCGCTGCAATGTGCGCCGTCGAAGGACAAGGTGGTCGGGTTCCGGCTGAACGAGCTGTCGACACGTGAGCTGCGTGCGTTGACCGTGGTCGAGGCCGGTGTAGCCCTGGGCTGGGTCTCCGCGCGCTGGCCCGGCCTGCTGCCGGAGTTTCGACGCGTGCTTGGTGACATCGAGATTCTCGGCGGCGACGTCGATGCGACCTCGATGCTCAACCGGGCGATCGCGTTGGCGCGCACCGGGGAATCACTAGGTGTCGATCCGCTGTTCGGCCGGCTCCCGTTGGCCTACACCGCTCCGCAGAGCATGTCGGACAAACTACGTCGCACGCTGGGCCGGATGCCCTGGACCACATCGGAAAAGCGACTGCCGCGGCCGTATTCCATACCCGTTGGCGGAGACGGCGGAATCCGCAATCCCAACCTGCCGCCGCCGAGTCGGCCGCAGGACAACGATCTCGACATCACACCCGAGCACCGGCCCGGGATCCCTTACCCCGAATGGAACGCCTGGACCAAGAGCTTCATGCGCGATCATGTCGCGGTACTCGAAAAGGCACACGCGTCGCACACGCGCGAGCCGGAATCCGTATCCGCCGAACTGCGAAGGTGGTTCGAGGAGCACACCCACCGCGCGATGAAGAACCGGCTGGAGGACGGTTCCGACCTGGACGTCGAACAGTACGTCAACCACTACATCGACCTGACCACCGGTGAGGCGATCGAACCGCGCATCTTCCGCGAACTGCTGCCCAGCAACCGGGACGTCACCACGGCCCTTCTGCTGGACGGCAGTTCGTCGCTCGGTGTGCACGGCGGCCGGATCTTCAAACTCGAGTTGGCGTGCGCCGACGCTCTTTCGCGCGCGATGACGCTGGCCCGTGAGCGGCACGGCATCTTCGTGTTCACCGGAAACACCCGTCACCGCGTCGAAGTCAGTTGTCTCAAAGACTTCGAGGACCGCCGGTTCGTGCCACCCGGTCGCCTCGGACTGGCCACCGGCGGTTACACCCGTCTCGGAGCCCCGCTGCGCCACCTGACCAGCCGACTGCTCGCACAACCGTCCGAGCGCCGACTGCTCATCGTGATCGGTGACGGGCTCATCTCCGACGAGGGATACGAGGGCCGTTATGCCTGGGCCGACGCCGCGCACGCCGTCGAGGAGGCCAACGACGCGGGTGTGAGCATCTACTACGTCGGAGTGGGACCCACCCGCGTCGACCCGTTGCCGGAGGTCTTCGGACCCCTTCGCTCACAACGCATCCGACGAATCGAGGAGCTGCCCCGAGTGCTTGCCCACGTCCATCGCGAACTGGTGGCCGCATGA
- a CDS encoding 4-hydroxyphenylpyruvate dioxygenase and related hemolysins, whose amino-acid sequence MTASAEPRLHHVVFAVAPERRAEAAALFTELGFALQEAELTELGVRVHLDWDRGIELISPVPGSTASVAAHVNEFLERHGDGVYTVVLRVPDAAEAESVAQRYGSSIRFRQGFSGEGSYLDEIDLSVLGLPVTLLATNVS is encoded by the coding sequence ATGACGGCCAGTGCGGAGCCGCGCTTGCACCACGTCGTGTTCGCGGTGGCGCCGGAACGTCGCGCCGAGGCGGCCGCGTTGTTCACCGAGCTCGGGTTCGCCCTTCAGGAGGCCGAACTGACCGAACTCGGTGTGCGCGTACATCTGGACTGGGATCGCGGCATCGAATTGATCAGCCCGGTACCCGGATCGACCGCTTCGGTGGCAGCGCACGTCAACGAATTCCTCGAGCGTCACGGCGACGGGGTGTACACCGTCGTGCTGCGGGTGCCGGATGCCGCGGAGGCCGAGTCCGTCGCGCAGCGCTACGGATCGAGTATCCGTTTCCGACAGGGATTCTCGGGAGAGGGTTCATATCTCGACGAGATCGATCTGTCGGTTCTCGGGCTCCCAGTGACGCTTCTGGCCACCAACGTGTCATGA